Proteins encoded within one genomic window of Haematobia irritans isolate KBUSLIRL chromosome 5, ASM5000362v1, whole genome shotgun sequence:
- the LOC142241357 gene encoding uncharacterized protein LOC142241357, with protein MEKSNTSSVPKCKVCHERHFLKDCLTFSKMTVIERREITKQKNFCFNCLCASHTREWCPSRKKCIVCNRHHHTMLHTEYTPQSHQQTQSFLRSIYQKSRRSPSTSTRTKQNEHNRKAASSQRKSSSKSYVSDRLSNRNRTHIFLPTALARVLSPQGPMKARLILNSGAAQTVISTGLVERLRLPTTYKGNKRFCTINLLSYHDKSAKVQISGEVRSQLNTTFPEATTDKKLMNVYNHLTDLADPNFFNPTNIEIMLANDLIPHILRAGLIQTSTSMPIAQSTVFGWTISGPCHF; from the exons ATGGAGAAAAG CAATACTTCCAGCGTACCCAAATGCAAGGTGTGCCACGAGAGACATTTTTTGAAGGATTGTCTCACATTTTCCAAAATGACTGTCATCGAGCGAAGAGAAATAACCAAACAAAAGaacttttgttttaattgtctATGCGCATCACATACCCGAGAATGGTGTCCATCTCGGAAAAAATGCATCGTATGTAATCGTCATCATCACACGATGCTGCACACCGAATACACTCCTCAATCCCACCAGCAAACACAAAGCTTCCTGCGttcaatttatcaaaaatcaAGACGTAGCCCCTCTACATCAACCAGAACGAAACAAAACGAACATAATCGAAAAGCAGCAAGTAGCCAACGAAAATCCAGTTCGAAATCTTACGTAAGCGATCGCCTTAGCAACCGCAACCGAACTCATATTTTCTTGCCCACAGCTCTGGCTAGAGTTCTCAGTCCACAAGGTCCCATGAAGGCGCGGCTTATACTTAATTCGGGCGCAGCACAAACTGTAATTTCGACTGGCCTGGTTGAAAGACTGCGTTTGCCTACCACATATAAAGGAAACAAACGTTTCTGTACCATAAATTTATTGTCATACCATGATAAATCAGCCAAAGTCCAAATTTCTGGAGAAGTAAGGTCGCAGCTTAATACTACATTTCCCGAAGCTACCACTGATAAGAAGTTAATGAATGTTTATAATCACTTAACCGATCTTGCCGATCCCAATTTCTTTAATCCGACCAATATTGAAATAATGCTTGCCAACGATCTAATTCCACATATTTTACGAGCCGGTCTTATCCAAACTTCCACATCTATGCCAATAGCTCAAAGCACGGTTTTTGGCTGGACCATATCTGGGCCTTGTCATTTTTAA